In Dioscorea cayenensis subsp. rotundata cultivar TDr96_F1 chromosome 11, TDr96_F1_v2_PseudoChromosome.rev07_lg8_w22 25.fasta, whole genome shotgun sequence, a single genomic region encodes these proteins:
- the LOC120271986 gene encoding ferredoxin--NADP reductase, embryo isozyme, chloroplastic-like has product MALKADLCSVMHAEMIPGKGLGFNYSSSRMFSNLNFRNDAWTSLPYLSLRNQKQYPKYNTSAQQVAERNAVLVKPLKVEDRSLKVEEAKEPALTVPRQGQPCTTRVVSVDTLFGPRGAIGEICHIVLDHGGNFNFEEGHYLGVILPPNDNDGSGQTRTRVKFDDFSVASCRDGDAFGGKRLSLCVRRAELSPDSVSNFLCDRQEGDEVEIIGPFGYKMIWPNDLEAKHIMIATSTGIAPFRSNLQHVFVNPYSQVAFNGLTWLIAGADNGNSLLYNGEFTQILGTHPIHFRYQKALADHNTTVADVIYQNGDQIFSLLNGGAYIYFAGLQTMMPGILKTFERIAQERGENWADTLAELVRNDQWRVEVY; this is encoded by the exons ATGGCTCTCAA GGCTGATCTTTGCAGTGTTATGCATGCTGAGATGATCCCTGggaagggtttagggtttaattatTCTAGCTCACGG ATGTTCAGTAATCTGAACTTCAGAAATGATGCTTGGACATCCTTGCCATATTTATCCTTGAGAAATCAGAAACAGTATCCCAAGTATAACACGTCTGCTCAACAAGTTGCAGAACGGAATGCTGTACTAGTGAAGCCTTTAAAAGTTGAGGACCGTTCCTTAAAAGTTGAGGAGGCTAAAGAGCCAGCTTTGACGGTCCCCAGACAAGGCCAGCCTTGCACAACAAGAGTTGTCTCAGTTGACACTCTTTTTGGCCCAAGAGGTGCCATCGGGGAGATTTGTCATATTGTACTAGATCACGGAGGCAATTTTAATTTCGAGGAAGGGCATTATCTTGGAGTAATTTTACCACCG AATGACAATGATGGTTCAGGCCAAACCCGAACTCGAGTTAAATTCGACGATTTCTCGGTTGCATCATGCAGAGATGGAGATGCTTTTGGTGGCAAGAGACTCAGTTTATGTGTTCGTCGTGCAGAACTATCACCAGACAGTGTCAGTAACTTTCTCTGTGACAGACAAGAAGGAGATGAAGTTGAAATTATAG GTCCTTTTGGATATAAAATGATATGGCCAAATGATCTAGAAGCCAAACATATCATGATTGCAACATCAACTGGTATCGCTCCTTTCCGTAGCAATCTCCAACATGTGTTTGTAAATCCGTACTCACAAGTCGCATTCAATGGACTGACTTGGTTGATTGCTGGGGCTGACAACGGAAATAGCCTCCTTTACAATGGGGAGTTCACCCAAATCCTGGGGACCCACCCCATCCACTTCag GTATCAGAAGGCCTTGGCTGACCATAACACCACTGTAGCTGACGTCATCTACCAAAATGGTGATCAAATCTTCTCACTTTTGAATGGAGGTGCATATATATACTTTGCTGGATTACAGACGATGATGCCTGGAATTCTGAAGACGTTTGAGAGAATTGCTCAGGAAAGAGGTGAGAATTGGGCAGACACGCTAGCCGAGCTGGTAAGAAATGATCAATGGCGTGTTGAAGTTTACTAG